In the Chroococcidiopsis sp. SAG 2025 genome, one interval contains:
- a CDS encoding glycoside hydrolase family protein yields the protein MREQGVGSREQGRSPRGAKRFGRRRLVAAGIAAFVLLSFLRHLPQEKSPADPTFDSNFPPLVMQGGDPYIRALMRTISAGEANGSRPYSLIYGGQRVNDLSSHPERCITIVSGPNKGNCSTAAGRYQMINTTWYALAPRYHPQPSGFLLWKSYSFEARYQDKVVYAWLNDSQEWGTDIAKLLRQGKLDRVLRLLSGTWTSLGYGIEDNAMTSSLPRIYQKVLQQELQERG from the coding sequence ATGAGGGAGCAGGGAGTAGGGAGCAGGGAGCAGGGAAGATCGCCACGGGGTGCTAAAAGGTTCGGTAGAAGGCGCTTAGTTGCCGCTGGTATTGCTGCATTTGTCTTGCTATCCTTCCTGCGGCATTTACCTCAAGAGAAATCGCCTGCCGATCCCACGTTTGATAGTAATTTTCCGCCACTGGTGATGCAGGGGGGAGATCCTTACATTCGGGCTTTGATGAGAACGATCTCCGCTGGCGAGGCAAATGGTTCTCGACCCTATTCTCTAATCTATGGCGGTCAGCGCGTTAACGACTTGAGCAGTCATCCAGAACGCTGTATCACAATTGTTAGCGGTCCTAACAAAGGAAATTGTTCTACCGCAGCGGGGCGCTATCAAATGATAAATACAACTTGGTACGCTCTTGCGCCTCGATACCACCCTCAGCCTTCTGGCTTTCTCTTGTGGAAGTCTTATAGTTTTGAGGCAAGATATCAGGATAAGGTGGTTTACGCTTGGCTCAACGACTCGCAAGAGTGGGGAACGGATATTGCTAAATTACTGCGTCAAGGCAAGCTAGACCGAGTGTTAAGGCTGCTTTCCGGTACTTGGACGAGTCTCGGTTACGGAATTGAAGATAACGCGATGACCAGTTCTTTACCACGAATCTACCAAAAAGTCTTGCAACAGGAATTACAAGAGCGGGGATAA
- the gloB gene encoding hydroxyacylglutathione hydrolase has protein sequence MQVLRLNALSDNYIFLLYEPQQNIAAVIDPAEAEPVLRQLQQLGAELVAIFNTHHHHDHVGGNQKLMQKFPQLTVYGGIEDKGRIPGQKVFLQEGDRVSFGNRTGEVFFVPGHTRAHIAYYFPPTNANEPGELFCGDTLFAGGCGRLFEGTPTQMVDSLSKLRNLPDNTRVWCAHEYTLKNLQFALTVDGNNAELRSRFAQVKSARDRAQATVPSLLGIEKQTNPFLRWQQPELQAATKSQDPVQTFARLRGMKDRF, from the coding sequence ATGCAGGTTCTTCGTCTTAACGCACTCTCTGATAACTACATTTTTTTACTTTACGAACCACAGCAAAATATTGCGGCTGTCATCGATCCCGCTGAAGCCGAACCAGTTTTAAGACAACTGCAACAACTAGGCGCGGAATTAGTAGCGATTTTCAATACCCACCACCACCACGATCATGTGGGTGGAAATCAAAAGCTGATGCAAAAATTTCCGCAACTCACAGTTTACGGTGGCATTGAAGATAAAGGCAGAATACCAGGGCAGAAAGTGTTTTTACAAGAAGGCGATCGCGTTTCTTTTGGGAATCGCACTGGCGAAGTTTTCTTCGTCCCCGGACACACCCGCGCCCATATCGCTTACTATTTTCCTCCTACAAACGCCAACGAACCTGGAGAATTATTCTGTGGTGACACCTTATTTGCTGGAGGCTGCGGGCGATTGTTTGAAGGTACGCCGACCCAAATGGTAGACTCTTTGAGCAAATTACGCAATTTACCCGATAATACCAGGGTTTGGTGCGCTCACGAATATACGTTGAAAAATCTGCAATTTGCCTTAACTGTAGATGGAAATAATGCAGAACTGCGATCGCGATTCGCTCAAGTTAAATCCGCCCGCGATCGCGCTCAAGCAACTGTGCCATCATTACTGGGAATAGAAAAGCAAACTAACCCATTTTTACGCTGGCAGCAACCAGAACTACAAGCAGCTACTAAAAGTCAAGATCCCGTGCAAACATTTGCCCGTCTGCGAGGGATGAAAGATCGGTTTTAA